In Bradyrhizobium sp. CCBAU 051011, the following are encoded in one genomic region:
- the murB gene encoding UDP-N-acetylmuramate dehydrogenase — protein MTFPDITHDLKAAMPQLRGRLLANQSLAELTWFRVGGPAQVLFTPADEDDLAYFLKLLPKELPVYVVGVGSNLIVRDGGMEGVVIRLSPRAFGETRAEGDVVSAGTAALDKRVAETAAAATIGGMEFFFGIPGTIGGALRMNAGANGSETKDVLLDAVGIGRDGTRHVFSNADMKFVYRNSGVDTSVIFTSARLRGQITDAETIRARMNEVQNHRETAQPIREKTGGSTFKNPPGNSAWKLIDAAGCRGLRVGGAQVSEMHCNFLINTGNATGHDIETLGETVRERVKANSGIELHWEIKRIGIPA, from the coding sequence ATGACCTTTCCCGACATCACGCATGATCTGAAAGCCGCAATGCCGCAACTGCGCGGGCGGTTGCTCGCAAACCAGTCGTTGGCGGAGTTGACCTGGTTTCGCGTCGGCGGGCCGGCGCAGGTGCTGTTTACGCCGGCGGATGAAGACGATCTCGCCTACTTCTTGAAGCTGCTTCCGAAGGAGTTGCCGGTCTATGTCGTCGGCGTCGGCTCCAACCTGATCGTGCGCGACGGCGGCATGGAAGGTGTGGTGATCCGCCTGTCGCCACGGGCGTTCGGCGAGACCAGAGCCGAGGGCGACGTCGTCAGCGCCGGCACGGCCGCGCTCGACAAGCGCGTGGCGGAAACGGCGGCGGCTGCCACGATCGGCGGCATGGAATTCTTCTTCGGCATTCCCGGCACGATCGGCGGCGCGCTGCGGATGAATGCTGGAGCCAATGGCAGCGAGACCAAGGACGTGCTGCTCGATGCTGTCGGCATCGGCCGCGACGGCACCAGGCATGTCTTCTCCAATGCCGACATGAAGTTCGTCTATCGCAACAGCGGTGTCGACACTTCGGTCATTTTTACCTCCGCGCGTCTTCGCGGGCAGATCACCGACGCTGAAACCATTCGCGCGCGGATGAACGAGGTGCAGAATCACCGCGAAACCGCTCAGCCGATTCGCGAAAAGACCGGCGGCTCGACCTTCAAGAATCCGCCCGGCAACAGCGCCTGGAAACTGATCGACGCCGCCGGCTGCCGGGGCTTGCGCGTCGGCGGGGCGCAGGTGTCGGAAATGCACTGCAATTTCCTCATCAACACCGGCAACGCCACCGGCCATGATATTGAAACCTTGGGCGAAACCGTGCGCGAGCGGGTTAAAGCGAATTCGGGCATAGAGCTACATTGGGAAATCAAGCGGATCGGGATTCCCGCATAG
- a CDS encoding GIY-YIG nuclease family protein: protein MAGLVPAIHVLQTIRMAGGYVYILTNRPNGILYVGVTSDLVRRIFEHRSGFVDGFTKRYGLKRLVYFEQFDDIRDAIQREHNIKHWPRAWKVRKIVAMNPDWNDLFDTIAT from the coding sequence ATGGCCGGGCTTGTCCCGGCCATCCACGTCTTGCAGACTATCCGCATGGCAGGCGGCTATGTTTACATTCTGACGAACCGACCGAACGGCATCCTGTACGTTGGGGTGACAAGCGATCTTGTCCGCCGGATATTCGAACATCGCTCGGGATTCGTCGACGGCTTCACCAAGCGATATGGTTTGAAACGATTGGTCTATTTCGAGCAATTCGACGACATCCGAGACGCCATCCAGCGCGAACACAACATCAAGCATTGGCCCCGGGCCTGGAAAGTTCGGAAGATCGTCGCCATGAATCCGGATTGGAACGACCTTTTCGATACCATCGCGACCTAA
- the murC gene encoding UDP-N-acetylmuramate--L-alanine ligase: MRLPREIGPIHFVGIGGIGMSGIAEVLVNLGYIVQGSDASESGNVARLREKGVKVSVGHRPENVDGADVVVVSTAIKRDNPELMAARAQRIPVVRRAEMLAELMRLKSCVAIAGTHGKTTTTTMVATLLDAGGLDPTVINGGIINAYGSNARLGAGDWMVVEADESDGTFLKLPSDVVIVTNIDPEHLDHFKTFEAIQEAFRNFVENVPFYGFAVMCTDHPVVQSLVGKIEDRRIITYGENPQADVRLVDLTPNGGGSTFKVVFRNRKTDATREIADLMLPMPGRHNASNATAAIAVAHELGMSDDAIRKAIAGFGGVKRRFTRTGEWNGVTVIDDYGHHPVEIAAVLKAARESTNGKVVAVVQPHRYTRLQSLFEEFCTCFNDANAVIVAEVYPAGEAPIEGIDRDHFVTGLRAHGHREVIPLPGSAELAKIVHGLAGSGDLVVCLGAGNITQWAYALPGELKALG, encoded by the coding sequence ATGAGACTGCCGCGCGAGATCGGACCCATTCACTTCGTCGGGATCGGCGGCATCGGCATGAGCGGCATCGCCGAGGTGCTGGTCAATCTCGGCTACATCGTGCAGGGTTCGGACGCCTCCGAGAGCGGCAATGTCGCCCGGCTGCGGGAGAAGGGCGTCAAGGTCTCGGTCGGCCACAGGCCAGAGAATGTCGACGGCGCCGACGTCGTCGTGGTCTCGACCGCGATCAAGCGCGACAATCCCGAATTGATGGCGGCGCGCGCCCAGCGCATTCCGGTGGTGCGCCGCGCCGAAATGCTGGCAGAACTGATGCGGCTGAAAAGCTGCGTCGCCATCGCCGGCACCCACGGCAAGACCACGACGACCACGATGGTCGCGACCCTGCTCGATGCCGGCGGTCTCGATCCGACCGTCATCAACGGCGGCATCATCAACGCCTACGGCTCCAATGCGCGGCTCGGGGCGGGCGACTGGATGGTGGTCGAGGCGGACGAGAGCGACGGCACGTTCCTGAAACTGCCGTCCGATGTCGTGATCGTCACCAACATCGACCCCGAGCATCTCGATCACTTCAAGACATTCGAGGCGATCCAGGAGGCGTTCCGTAATTTCGTCGAGAACGTACCGTTCTACGGCTTTGCGGTCATGTGCACCGATCATCCCGTGGTGCAGAGCCTGGTCGGCAAGATCGAGGACCGCCGCATCATCACCTATGGCGAGAACCCGCAGGCCGACGTGCGGCTGGTTGACCTGACGCCGAACGGCGGCGGGTCGACATTCAAGGTCGTGTTCCGCAACCGCAAGACCGACGCCACGCGTGAGATCGCGGATCTCATGCTGCCGATGCCGGGGCGCCACAACGCCTCGAACGCGACGGCGGCGATCGCGGTGGCGCATGAACTCGGCATGTCCGACGACGCGATCCGCAAGGCGATCGCAGGTTTTGGCGGCGTCAAGCGGCGCTTCACCCGGACCGGCGAGTGGAACGGCGTTACCGTAATCGACGATTACGGCCATCACCCCGTCGAGATCGCGGCTGTTCTTAAAGCGGCACGTGAATCCACCAACGGCAAGGTCGTCGCCGTGGTGCAGCCGCATCGCTACACCCGGCTGCAGTCGCTGTTCGAGGAGTTCTGCACCTGCTTCAACGATGCCAATGCGGTTATCGTCGCCGAGGTCTATCCGGCCGGCGAGGCGCCGATCGAAGGTATCGACCGCGACCATTTCGTCACCGGCCTGCGCGCCCACGGCCATCGCGAGGTGATCCCGCTACCGGGTTCGGCGGAGCTGGCAAAAATCGTTCACGGCCTCGCAGGCTCTGGCGACCTCGTCGTGTGCCTCGGCGCCGGCAACATCACGCAATGGGCCTACGCACTGCCCGGCGAACTGAAGGCGTTGGGGTGA
- the murG gene encoding undecaprenyldiphospho-muramoylpentapeptide beta-N-acetylglucosaminyltransferase, giving the protein MDNAPLILLAAGGTGGHLFPAEALGVELIKRGLRVRLATDARALRYSGLFTRDNIDVVPSETVRGRNPVSLARTVITLGYGTGVAINLVRRLKPAAVVGFGGYPTLPPLIAARLLGVPAIIHDANAVLGRANRFLAGRVNAIATSLPGVLDRDPSLAGKATTVGTPMRPAILAAAAEPFASPEPNGPLRLLVIGGSQGARVMSDIVPPAVERLEPVLWSRLVLTQQVREEDMARVRAIYDRLKIKAELAPFFTDLPARLASSHLVVSRSGAGTVAELAAIGRPSILVPLPGAIDQDQFANAGVLAKVEGALRIPQGEFTPDRLAAEISAFAAEPARLTAMAESTRQVGRLDAAERLADLVMKTAGI; this is encoded by the coding sequence ATGGACAATGCGCCTCTCATTCTGCTGGCCGCCGGGGGTACCGGCGGCCATCTGTTTCCGGCCGAAGCGCTCGGCGTCGAACTGATCAAACGTGGCCTGCGCGTGCGGCTCGCCACCGATGCCCGCGCGCTGCGCTACAGCGGGCTCTTTACCCGCGACAATATCGACGTGGTGCCGAGCGAGACCGTGCGCGGCCGCAATCCCGTGTCGCTGGCGCGCACCGTCATCACGCTCGGCTATGGAACGGGCGTCGCAATCAACCTGGTGAGGCGGCTAAAGCCCGCGGCCGTGGTCGGCTTCGGCGGCTATCCGACGCTGCCGCCCTTGATCGCGGCACGGCTGCTTGGCGTACCCGCCATCATTCACGATGCCAATGCCGTGCTCGGCCGGGCCAACCGCTTTCTCGCCGGCCGCGTCAACGCGATCGCGACCTCGCTGCCGGGCGTGCTCGATCGCGATCCCTCGCTCGCGGGAAAGGCCACGACTGTCGGCACACCGATGCGCCCTGCGATCCTTGCCGCAGCCGCGGAGCCGTTCGCGTCGCCCGAACCGAACGGGCCGCTGCGTCTTCTGGTGATCGGCGGCAGCCAGGGCGCGCGGGTGATGAGCGACATCGTGCCGCCAGCCGTCGAACGGCTCGAGCCGGTGCTGTGGAGCCGCTTGGTCCTGACCCAGCAGGTGCGCGAGGAAGACATGGCGCGGGTGCGCGCGATCTATGACCGGCTCAAGATCAAGGCTGAACTCGCGCCGTTCTTCACAGACCTGCCGGCGCGGCTGGCGTCCAGCCATCTCGTGGTCTCGCGTTCCGGCGCCGGCACCGTGGCGGAACTCGCCGCGATCGGCCGGCCCTCGATTCTGGTGCCGCTGCCCGGTGCGATCGACCAGGACCAGTTCGCCAATGCCGGCGTGCTGGCCAAGGTGGAGGGCGCCTTGCGGATCCCGCAAGGCGAATTCACGCCCGATCGGCTCGCGGCCGAAATCTCCGCCTTTGCCGCCGAGCCCGCCCGGCTGACCGCAATGGCTGAATCCACCCGCCAGGTCGGCAGGCTCGACGCTGCCGAACGGCTGGCCGATCTGGTGATGAAAACCGCCGGAATCTAG
- the ftsW gene encoding putative lipid II flippase FtsW: MLHRDQRTPFSDWWWTVDKLLLGAIMALMLGGVILSLAASPPVATRIGLDPFHFFSRHMLFLVPSLLVLVGVSFLSSKQIRRLALLVFVVSVILIVATLVFGAEVKGSRRWITLLGVNIQASESAKPAFVVMAAWLFAESTKRPEMPATSMAMALLLMLVALLVMEPDFGQTILILMVWGALFFIAGMRMIWVAGLAGAAAAGLFSAYLLVPHVAGRIKRFMNPASGDTFQVDMAMEAFWNGGWFGLGPGEGIAKRSLPDSHTDFVFAVAAEEFGIILCLALVALFAFVVIRTLTRAYASEDMFARFAASGLAILFGVQAAINMAVNLQLIPAKGMTLPFISYGGSSIISLAYGVGMMLALTRQRPRTEVESMNAAGVARGYA, encoded by the coding sequence ATGCTCCACCGTGACCAACGCACCCCGTTTTCGGACTGGTGGTGGACCGTGGATAAGCTGCTGCTCGGCGCGATCATGGCGCTGATGCTGGGTGGCGTGATCCTGTCGCTGGCGGCGAGCCCGCCGGTGGCGACCCGGATCGGGCTCGATCCCTTCCACTTCTTCAGCCGGCACATGCTGTTCCTGGTGCCGTCTCTGCTAGTGCTGGTCGGGGTGTCGTTCCTGTCGTCGAAGCAGATCCGCCGGTTGGCGCTACTGGTGTTCGTGGTGAGCGTTATCCTGATCGTCGCGACGCTGGTCTTCGGCGCCGAGGTGAAGGGATCGCGGCGCTGGATCACGCTGCTCGGCGTCAACATCCAGGCGTCCGAATCCGCCAAGCCTGCCTTCGTCGTGATGGCGGCGTGGCTGTTTGCGGAATCGACCAAGCGGCCGGAAATGCCGGCGACCTCGATGGCGATGGCGCTGCTGTTGATGCTGGTGGCGCTATTGGTGATGGAGCCGGATTTCGGCCAGACCATACTGATCCTGATGGTGTGGGGCGCGCTGTTCTTTATCGCAGGCATGCGGATGATCTGGGTGGCCGGCCTTGCCGGCGCGGCCGCCGCCGGATTGTTCAGCGCCTATCTGCTGGTTCCGCACGTCGCGGGCCGCATCAAGCGTTTCATGAATCCGGCCTCCGGCGACACCTTCCAGGTCGACATGGCGATGGAAGCGTTCTGGAACGGCGGCTGGTTCGGGCTCGGGCCCGGCGAAGGTATCGCCAAGCGCAGCCTGCCGGACAGCCACACCGACTTCGTGTTCGCGGTGGCCGCGGAAGAATTCGGCATCATCCTCTGCCTGGCGCTGGTTGCGTTGTTTGCCTTCGTCGTGATCCGCACGCTGACGCGCGCCTATGCCAGCGAGGACATGTTCGCGCGCTTTGCGGCCTCGGGGCTCGCGATCCTGTTCGGCGTGCAGGCGGCGATCAACATGGCGGTGAACCTGCAACTGATCCCGGCCAAGGGCATGACGCTGCCCTTCATCTCCTATGGCGGCTCGTCGATCATCTCGCTGGCCTATGGCGTCGGCATGATGCTGGCGCTGACGCGGCAGCGTCCGCGCACCGAGGTGGAATCGATGAACGCCGCCGGCGTGGCGCGCGGATACGCCTGA